A stretch of the Deltaproteobacteria bacterium genome encodes the following:
- a CDS encoding ABC transporter substrate-binding protein, producing the protein MENRLVRAFLVLLLGGVIIGMGGASTAWAAKQGDPIIVGAPVPRASAYGQNGERGMILAAEQINAAGGVNVGGVMRPLKLEIIDDRDEEPGVPTSEVLLAIEKLILQKKSDVIVGGPCMSECGMAAMDLYARYKTVDIVSIGCYTPSWDQKVAKNPEKYRYSFRESGSVKWYIKEALDLLAKIKKEHGFNKMFISIDDSLMCRKAAGIVEKLATKGGWEIVGSDKHPIGTTDYSVALNDCKKSGAQVLFIWAYSPESSILLKQWADMEVPALPIGFIGAAEDPGFWKATNGKGAYTIVTLSETGNVPTDATPLAKPFYEAFEKRWGVPPRSTGCVSAYEALYVLKDAIERAGTLDKDALIAAIEKTNLPSVRGTIRFDENHQIIYGYDPKTSVLGCWVQWQDGQRVCIFPEVAATGTIQMPPWLKK; encoded by the coding sequence ATGGAGAACAGACTGGTCCGTGCTTTTCTGGTGCTACTTTTGGGGGGTGTCATTATCGGTATGGGGGGCGCGAGCACTGCCTGGGCCGCGAAACAGGGAGATCCGATTATCGTGGGGGCGCCGGTCCCGCGGGCCAGCGCATACGGCCAGAACGGTGAGCGGGGCATGATCCTGGCTGCAGAACAGATCAATGCGGCCGGCGGGGTTAACGTCGGAGGGGTCATGCGGCCCCTCAAACTGGAGATCATTGACGACCGCGATGAAGAACCGGGCGTGCCCACCAGCGAGGTCCTCCTGGCCATCGAAAAGCTGATCCTTCAGAAAAAGTCCGATGTCATTGTCGGAGGCCCCTGCATGTCTGAATGCGGGATGGCGGCCATGGATCTTTATGCCCGGTATAAAACCGTCGATATCGTGAGCATCGGCTGCTACACCCCGAGCTGGGATCAGAAGGTTGCCAAAAATCCGGAGAAGTACAGATATAGCTTTCGGGAGAGCGGGAGCGTCAAGTGGTATATCAAAGAGGCCCTCGATCTACTGGCCAAGATCAAGAAGGAACACGGATTCAACAAGATGTTTATCTCCATTGACGACAGCCTCATGTGCCGCAAGGCCGCAGGGATCGTGGAAAAGCTGGCCACGAAGGGAGGCTGGGAGATCGTGGGATCGGACAAGCACCCCATCGGCACTACGGACTACTCGGTGGCCCTGAACGACTGTAAGAAGTCGGGGGCCCAGGTGCTGTTTATATGGGCCTACTCGCCTGAAAGTTCCATCCTTCTGAAGCAGTGGGCCGATATGGAGGTGCCGGCCCTCCCCATCGGGTTTATCGGTGCGGCTGAAGACCCGGGTTTTTGGAAGGCCACCAACGGAAAGGGCGCCTATACCATTGTCACCCTTTCTGAGACGGGCAATGTTCCCACGGATGCCACACCGCTGGCCAAACCGTTTTATGAGGCCTTTGAAAAAAGATGGGGCGTTCCCCCTCGAAGCACCGGGTGCGTCAGCGCCTACGAGGCGCTATATGTGTTGAAAGACGCCATTGAGCGGGCAGGGACCCTGGACAAAGACGCCCTGATCGCAGCTATTGAGAAGACCAACCTCCCATCGGTAAGAGGGACCATCCGTTTTGATGAAAACCACCAGATCATCTACGGCTACGACCCCAAGACCAGCGTCCTGGGATGCTGGGTCCAGTGGCAGGACGGCCAGCGGGTATGTATTTTTCCGGAGGTCGCCGCCACCGGCACCATCCAGATGCCCCCCTGGCTGAAGAAATAG
- a CDS encoding branched-chain amino acid ABC transporter permease, translated as MDILIYGTVNSIVFALIAVGFTLVYGVSRIPNFAHGSLYVLVGFLTWSFINDLNLSYGVSILFSIIIASVVGLIIYRFILIRLRGMPTSEIIASFAVSLIILEGLRMQGIAGFKGFIGPFYVLKPFVDGKINVLGVLLDYQRVIIIGAGVAILTLVWLFTHHTKTGLSLRAIAQDEQAAMMLGVNSDRTAMISLSIGSALAGLAAVLILPLGNIAAEQGYRVLVYALAVCIIGGLGSWAGTILASFVLGFSMITSTAIFGALWENVVLVGTIILILLIKPSGLMGKQKELEERV; from the coding sequence ATGGACATCCTGATCTACGGCACGGTTAACAGCATCGTATTCGCCCTGATCGCTGTGGGATTTACCCTGGTCTATGGCGTCAGCCGGATACCCAACTTCGCCCACGGCTCCCTATACGTCCTGGTGGGCTTTTTGACGTGGAGCTTCATCAATGATCTGAACCTCAGCTACGGCGTTTCCATCCTTTTCTCCATCATTATCGCTTCAGTGGTCGGCCTGATCATCTATCGATTTATCCTCATCCGCCTGAGGGGAATGCCCACCTCTGAGATCATCGCCTCTTTTGCGGTCAGCCTGATCATACTGGAAGGCCTGCGCATGCAGGGGATCGCCGGGTTCAAAGGCTTCATCGGACCGTTTTATGTCCTGAAACCCTTTGTGGACGGCAAGATCAATGTGCTCGGCGTATTACTGGATTACCAGCGCGTGATTATTATCGGCGCCGGTGTGGCGATACTGACGCTGGTATGGCTTTTTACCCATCATACCAAGACCGGTCTGTCCCTCAGGGCCATTGCCCAGGACGAGCAGGCCGCGATGATGCTGGGGGTCAACTCCGATCGCACGGCCATGATATCCCTCTCCATCGGGTCCGCCCTGGCCGGGCTGGCCGCTGTTTTGATTCTCCCTTTGGGGAATATTGCCGCGGAACAGGGGTATCGGGTCCTGGTCTATGCGTTGGCGGTCTGCATCATCGGGGGTCTGGGAAGCTGGGCGGGCACTATCCTGGCATCATTTGTCCTGGGTTTTTCCATGATTACCAGTACGGCGATCTTCGGGGCACTGTGGGAGAATGTGGTGTTGGTGGGAACGATTATCCTGATCCTTCTGATCAAGCCCTCGGGACTCATGGGAAAACAGAAAGAACTGGAGGAGCGGGTCTAA
- a CDS encoding branched-chain amino acid ABC transporter permease: MAEKGRRKKRLDRSIKVRCEGLYAVSSWREMGYLAMPRLLLIAGLLIAPLTLDMYWQRVLCAAGIYALLALSFDFLAEYVGLVCLGGAMFIGFGGYTSGVLNAYFEWPILVTIPIATVAGAIMSTLVLIPCLRLRGIYFAIVSFMLPLFSVYIIIALGLFGSTEGISALDTLPNIWMEQYLIIGAIIVALFAVRRLVNEDIGLIFRGIKDNDQAVRASGISITAYRIKAVFIASLIGSFAGAYLSHLYGWLGLSLFAMDFSILPIAATVMGGMGTLVGPVIGAIILTPMSEALRGFGQLRVVLYCVVLIGFILYKPEGLMNYLERKYHQFERWEDV, encoded by the coding sequence GTGGCTGAAAAAGGAAGGCGCAAGAAGCGGCTGGACCGGAGCATCAAGGTGAGGTGCGAGGGCCTTTATGCCGTCTCCTCGTGGCGTGAGATGGGGTATCTGGCCATGCCGAGGCTCCTGTTAATCGCAGGTCTCCTGATTGCCCCGCTCACACTGGATATGTACTGGCAACGGGTCCTCTGTGCAGCGGGCATCTATGCCCTGCTGGCCCTCAGCTTTGACTTCCTGGCCGAATATGTGGGCCTGGTCTGCCTTGGAGGGGCCATGTTCATCGGCTTCGGCGGATACACATCCGGGGTCCTGAACGCCTATTTTGAATGGCCCATCCTGGTGACTATACCGATCGCCACAGTGGCCGGGGCGATCATGAGCACCCTGGTCCTGATCCCCTGCCTGCGATTGCGGGGGATCTACTTTGCCATTGTCAGTTTCATGCTCCCCCTCTTTTCGGTCTACATCATTATTGCGCTCGGTCTCTTCGGGAGCACCGAGGGGATCAGCGCCCTGGACACCCTTCCCAATATATGGATGGAGCAGTACCTGATCATCGGGGCGATCATCGTGGCCCTCTTCGCCGTCAGGAGGCTGGTCAATGAGGATATCGGTCTCATCTTCCGGGGGATCAAGGACAACGACCAGGCGGTCCGGGCATCGGGTATCAGCATCACCGCCTACCGGATCAAGGCGGTCTTCATTGCGTCCCTTATCGGTTCCTTTGCCGGGGCCTATCTGAGCCATCTGTACGGGTGGCTGGGCCTCTCTCTGTTTGCCATGGACTTCTCCATCCTCCCCATTGCAGCAACCGTCATGGGAGGGATGGGGACCCTGGTGGGCCCGGTCATCGGGGCCATTATCCTGACCCCCATGTCCGAGGCCCTCCGCGGATTCGGGCAGCTCCGGGTGGTCCTCTACTGTGTGGTCCTCATCGGATTTATTCTCTATAAGCCCGAAGGATTGATGAACTACCTCGAGCGGAAATATCACCAGTTCGAGCGCTGGGAAGATGTGTAG